In the genome of Luteitalea pratensis, the window AAATCAGGAAGGCCCCGCGAGCTTCGAAGGCCGATGGCCGACTGGCCGTGGAGCACCGCAGAAGGCGGCCGCCCTCGTCACGTGTCCCTCAATTGGCGGCCCGTGAGCGCGACGAACACGTCCTCCAGCGTCGCACTGTGCGTCGTCAACAAGGTGAACGCGTCCGCGTCGGCCACCGACGCGAGCAGGGCGGGCAACGCCTCGTGCAGGTGGGAGACGATCAGCGTGCCTCGGTTGTCCTGCACCGAGGCGCGGCGCACGCCCGGCAGACGCGTGAGCGCATCGACCGCTGGCAACGTCCTTCCCTCGGCGAGTGCGAAATCCACGACATGCTCGGCGCCGAGCGAGGCGATGAGTTCCACGGGAGTGCCGAGCGCGATGACCTTGCCTTGATCCACGATCGCCACGCGGTCACACAGGACCTGCGCTTCGTCCATGTAGTGCGTGGTGATCATGACGGTGCGCCCGCGTTGCTTGTACTGCGCGAGCAGGTCCCACAATTGGCGCCGCGATTGTGGATCGAGCCCTGTGGTCGGCTCGTCGAGGAACAGCAGGTCAGGATCGCCTGCCAGTGCGCAGGCGAGCGCCAGGCGCTGCTTCTGGCCGCCCGAGAGCTTGCCGTACCAGGCGTCCCGCTTCGACTCGAGCCCGACGCTCGCGATCAACTCCCCCACCGTCGGCCCTTGCCCGTAGAACGAACGGAAGAGCCGCAGGAGTTCAGCCACGGTGAGCTTCTCGTTGAGCTGTGTCTCCTGCAGCTGGATCCCGAGTCGCTGCCGAAGATGATCGGCGTCAGTCGCCCAGCGACGGCCGAGCACCTCCACCTCGCCGGCGTCCGGCGTGTTGAGGCCTTCCAGAATCTCGATGGTGGTGGTCTTGCCCGCACCGTTCGGACCGAGCAGCCCGAAGCATTCGCCGGTGTGAACCTCGAGATCGAGGCCGTCGACGGCGATCACGTCACCGTAGCGCTTGACCAGCCCGACGCACCTGAGTGCGATCGGCACGTCTGCGGCCGCCCGCGCTGCGACCCGAACCGAGCCAGAGGCGGGAGTCGCGATCATGTCAGTCGGGCAGCGTGAACCAGCGGGCGGCGATGGAGTCGCCGCGCAGGATGGTCTCGTGGCGATCGGAGCCGGTGGAGATGAGCGCGACAGGCACGCCGCAGACATCCTCGAGCGTCGCGATGTAGGCGCGCGCTTCTGCCGGCAGATCCTCGAAGCGCCTCACGCCCGCGGTCGGCGCCGTCCAGCCTGGCACTTCGCGGTACACGGGCTCGCAGCGCGCGAGCTGCCCGATCTCCGACGGGAAATGCTCGAGCGTTTCGCCGTCAACGGTATAGCCCGTGCAGATCTTCAGCGTCGGAAAGCCGTCGAGGACGTCCATCTTGGTGATGGCCAACGCATCGAGGCCATTCACGCGCACGGCGTAGCGCACCGCGACCGCGTCGAACCAGCCGCAGCGGCGCGGCCGCCCCGTCACCGATCCGTATTCGCTGCCGCCGTCACGCAGCTTCTGGCCCATGTCGTCGAGCAGTTCGCTCGGGAATGGCCCCTCGCCCACGCGCGTGGTGTACGCCTTGGCGACGCCCATCACGCCGGTGATGTGCTTGGGACCGATCCCGAGGCCGGTGCAGATGCCGCCAGTCGTGGCGTTGGACGAGGTCACGTAGGGATAGGTACCGTGGTCGATGTCGAGCAGCGTGCCCTGGGCTCCCTCGAACATCACTCGCTTGCCGGCGCGAATCGCCTCGTCCAGCAGTACGGACACGTCGGTGACGAACGGCGCGAGCCGGATCCAGATCGTGTCCAGTCCCGCGAGCACTTCGCGCCAGTCCATGCGCGCGTCCGGGATCAGGTTGTTGCGCGCTTCCACGTTATGGCGCACGGCATCCTCGAGCATCTGTCGCGACGCGCCACCAGACAGGTCACCGACGCGGATGCCGCGGCGGCCGATCTTGTCCTCGTAGGCAGGCCCGATGCCGCGCGAGGTCGTCCCGATCTTGCGCTCACCACGCTTGGCCTCGGAGAGGACGTCGAGTTCCTTGTGATACGGCAGGATCAGGTGCGCCTTGCTGCTCACGAACAGCCGGCCGGTGACGTCGATGCCCGCCGCCGTGATCTCGTCGATCTCGGAAAACAGCGCGACGGGATCGACCACCAGGCCGTTGCCGATGACGCACGACACGGTCGAGTGCAGGATCCCCGACGGCAACAGCCGCAGGATGAACTTGCGACCGTTGACGTACACGGTGTGGCCCGCGTTGTGCCCCCCCTGGTAACGCGTCACGAACGAGAAATTCGGCGTGAGCAGATCGACGATCTTGCCCTTGCCCTCATCGCCCCACTGGGCACCCAACACGGCAATGTTCATGACGGAGATACTCGGCACGGAGACTGTCGCACGCCCTCGCGCGACCACGGAACACGCCATCCTAGCAAACGGCACTCGCAGGCGCCACCCATGCTTGCATCCTTGACATGGTTGACACTGCCACCGGGCCTCCGTAGGCTCTAGTGCTTCCGCTCATGCCATTGATCGAACTCGTGCTGACCGTGCTGGCCTCGCCGACGCCAGGGATCCCGCTGCTGATCGGCGGCTGCAGCGCGGGGCGCACGCACGCGCTGCACGCAGTGATGACTCGCCTTGGCGCCGACACGATGCCGGTGTACCTCGACGTCGAGCGCCTGGCCACCACGCCGGAGCAGTGCTATCGATCGCTGTTACGCCACGTACGCGTCGCCGAGGACGCTCCCGCGCTGCCGGCGCCGGCCGCGCTTTCGTCGCCACGCGAGGCGTTTGCCGCCATGCTCGCGCTCCTGACCAGCGCGCGCGCCGCATCGGGTCGTCGGTTCACGTTCCTGCTCGACGAGGTCCTCGACCTCCGGACGTTCGAAAGCTTCCCTGGCCTGAAGGCGTTGATGAGCGAGACAGGCCAGGCGCTCGGCGTCTCCGACAACCGGTTCGTCCTCGCCACCAGGTTCCGCCAGCGCGGCGCTCGCCTCGCCGCGAGCTGGCCGCGCATCTCCTCGGTGATGCTCGACGATGCGACGATGACCGGCGACGGGCGGACGGCAGAGGCACTTGCTGGACTCGATCCGCTGGAACAACAGCAGGTGCTCGCGCTCACCGGGGGACGCCTCGGGTACGCCGTCCTCGTCAGCGACGCGCTGCGCCAGGCGCGCCGCCACGGCATCGCCGATCCGGTCGGCGCACTCACCGAACAGTTGCTGTGTGGCAGCGCGCTCGAGCGTCGCCTGCGGCTCTCTTACGAAGTGCGCCTGCAGCGAGCCCGCGGCTACGGCGCGTTGCGCGCCATTCTCGACGTGCTGGCGGAGCAACAACCGCTCACGCTCACGCACATCGCGCAACGGTTGCATCGCACGCCCGGCTCGACGAAGGACTACCTGTCGTGGATGCTCGACGTGGACCTGCTCACGGTCGACCGCAAACGGTACACGGTGACCGATCCACTGCTGCGCCTCTGGGTGCGCCTGAACAACGGCGCCGACGTGCCCACCGATGCGCAGGTCGCCCGCGAGACGCAGCGCTACGCGAGCGAGCGCCTGGCAGCACTGCCCGACGTCCCCGTCAGCGTTGGCCGGCCGTCGTCATCGACCGGCGGCATCATCGAGATCGATTGAGCCCTGCTGGAGCGCATCCAGCGCCGCACGCGCCGCCTGCTGCTCGGCCTCCTTGCGACTGCGTCCCTCGGCCTCGCCAAGCACGCGGCCGACCGCCTGTACGTCGACCGTGAACGTCTTGTCGTGATCGGGCCCTGCCTGATCGACGATGCGGTAGACCGGTGGCGGCAACCGCCGCGCCTGCAGGTACTCCTGCAGCGACGACTTGAAGTCGCCGGCGCCCGCGGTCGCCGCCCCGCCCGACCTGACCTCCTCGAGCAATGGCATCAGCAGGCGCAGCACCAGGCCGCGCGACGCACCGAGGCCACCGTCGATGTAGACCGCGGCGATGACCGCCTCGCAGGCGTCAGCCAGGAGCACCGGCTTGTGCCGTCCCCCCGTCTTCTCCTCACCCCGTCCAAGCCGCAGGTGCGCACCGAGTTCGATGCTCTCGGCTGCCCGCGCCAGCGCCGTGAACGACACGAGCGACGACTTCATCTTGCTCTTCTGGCCCTCGTCGGACTCCGGGAACTCCTGGTAGACGAGATCGGCGATGACGAAACCCAGCACGGCATCACCGAGGAACTCCAGCGACTCGTTGGTGGCGTCCTGCCCGAGGCCGTCCTCGTGGGCACGCGACCGGTGCGTGAGCGCGAGTTCGAGCAGGCCGCGATCGCGGAAGCGATAGCCGAGGCGATGTTCGAGCGGCGCAAGATCGTCGCGCAGCGGCACGACCTTCGGACCCGCATCGGCGGGCTTGTCGAAACGGCGGAGCAGGCGGCTGGCTTCGTCAGCCTCCTCGTCGGGCACGGTGACGCGCAACTGGCCGAAGAAGGCAATCGGGACCGGGAATACGCTGCGGAGCGGCGATCGCTCGATGGCTGGCGAGAAGCCTTCGGCCTCGAGCAGCCCGGCGACCAACGCCGCCTCGGGCTCGGACGTCGTGGTGCACACCACTGTCCGTCCGGTCATCCGTGGACCTCGCCGACGTGGCTGGCGCTCGCCGCGGCGCTGTTGCCCACCTTCAGCACGATCATCGTCATGTCGTCATGCTGCTCGGCGCCATCGGCGAATTCCCGCACGCTCTCGAAGATCTCGTCGCACAGGGCGTCGGGCTCGAGGTGGGCGTGGTCCTCGACGCAGAGGCACAGGCGATCCTCGCCGTACAGGTCGCGCACCTCGTTCATCGCCTCGCTGATCCCGTCGGTGAACAGCACGACGGCGTCGCCAGGGGCGAGCGTCAGCGTGTGCTCCTTGAGCAGGCCCTCGAAGCGCGAGCGAATCGACGCCATGCGCACGCCGAGGACGAGCCCTTCGGGCGCCACCAGGCGCGTGCGCGGAAACACGTCGCCCGAGCGGAAGTGAATGAGTGGCGTGTGCCCGGCGCGGGCATGCGTCAGCGTCCGCTGGCGCACATCGAGCACGGCGTACGTCATCGTCACGAAGCTGGTGCGGCCGAGGTTGTCCGAGAGGACGCGATTGACCTCGCCGAGCAGCGCTCGCGGCGACTGGTGGGTCCTGGACAAGGCAAGCATCAGCCCCTTGAGTTCCGCCATGTACAGGGCCGCCGATGCCCCCTTGCCGGAGACGTCGGCGACGAGCAGGCCGATGCGGTCGTCGTCGAGCGGGAAGAAGTCGCAGTAGTCGCCGCCGATCTCGCGGGCCGGACGGCATGCCGCAGCGATGGTGAATTCACCGCAGCGCAGTGTCTCCGAAGGCAGCAGCGAGGTCTGGATGTCTCGGGCCAGCTGCAGTTCCTGCTGGAGGCGCTCCTTGACGACCTTCTGCTCGAGCAATTCCTCGATGGTCTCCACCATCGAGTTGAACGACGAGGCAAGCGCGCCGAACTGGTCGCGGGTACGTACCCGGATGCGGTGCGAGAGATCCTCGGCCTGCACGCGCCGCGTGCCCTCGAACAGTTCGTGAATCGAGCCGGTAATCGATCGGGCGAGACTGACGCCCATCACGAACGCGACGATCTGGATCACGAGGAACAGGCTGCCGATGATCAGCAGCATGATCACGAGCATCTGCCCGAACGACAAGCCGCCGCCGATGGCCTGGGCCTCGGTGATACGGCGGTACAAGTGCACGAGGCTCGGCTGGATGAGGAAACCGAGCTTGCAGCTGGCGCCGGACTCCCAGTTGGTGGCGTCGAGGAAATTGACCCACGACAGCGAGTACGGCGATGGGTCGATGCGCATCTCGCCGCCCTCAGGCACGGGGCACGGACCGGTGATGGATGGACCCATGCGAACGAGGCCACCCAGCCGGATGCCCGTTTCCTCGCGAAGCACCGCAGACGCCGCGTCATCGAGCGGAAGATCCACGACCACTGCCCGTGACGCCGTCTCCGCGGTGCCAATCCACGACACGCTACGGACGATCAGGCGTGCGCCGGCTGCGGCGGCCGCCTCGTCGCTCACCGGCACGACGACGACCGACGGGCCCTGGCGCAGCAACCACTCCGGAATGGACGAAGGTGGGGTGCCATGATCCCAGGCACCGACGGTGAGCATGCCCGTGCGTGTGTCGCCGTTCATCGGCAGCAGCGCGATGGACAGCCCGGGGTAGGTGCGTGCGCCGGCGCTTGCCTTGCGCGTCAGCAGGTCGCGCACTTCTCCGGGGGTGCGGGTCTGCTGTAGTTCGACGGCCGTCATGTCGGCATACACCCGGCCTTGCGCCTGCAGATCCCCCAGCTTCTCCTTCACCAGGTAGGAACTGAAACTCAACAGCGTGAGCGCACTGACGATCAGGAAGAACAGGAAGATGAGCGCCGCGGGTACGACGCCGATGAAGAAATAGGACAGGATGAGCTTTCGCCGCACCCGCCACAGCAGTCGCTGTCGCAGCACCCGGCTCAGTCGCCACACCACGACGGAGCCACCGACGATGACCGCGATGGTGGCGAGCCGGCGCAGCGTGTCGAGGGGGGCCGAGGGTCCGATGGCAAGACCGATCAGCGACAGCAGCACCCGCGACAGCAGGCCGGCTACCAGCAGCAGGCCGGCCCAGTGCTCGAGGAACAGGGCGCGCGGCGAGGGCAGCGGAAGCAGGGCGTGCGCCGGAGGCGCTTCGAGGCGCACCGGGCCGGGCGAGTCAGGCGGCATGCGGTCTCGGCCCCGGGGAGCGCACGACGGCGTGCGCGTCAGGCCAGCAGTGGCCGAATGATACCATCGCGTTTTTGTTCGCCCTCGAGAGGACTGTCGTGAACGTCGACCCCACTGCGCGCTTCTCCACGCTCTGCATCCATGCCGGGCAGGAACCCGACGAGGCGACTGGCGCCATCATCACGCCGCTGTATCAGACCTCGACGTACGTCCAGGAAGGCCTCGGCCGACACAAGGGCCACGAGTACGCCCGCACGAGCAACCCGACGCGAAGCGCCGTCGAGGCAAACATCGCTGCCCTCGAGGGCGGCACGACCGGCTTCGGCTGGGCCTCCGGCATGGCTGCCATCAACGCCGTGCTGACGCTGCTCGAGCCCGGCGATCACGTCGTGGTCACTGACAATACGTACGGCGGCACGTACCGATTGTTCGAGCGCGTGCTGCGAAAGGGAGGGTTGGACTTCACGTACGTGGACACGTCTGACGTCGAGGCCACCGTGGCCGCGTTCACGGACCGGACACGGATGCTGTTTCTCGAGACCCCGACCAACCCGGTGCTCCGCCTGGCCGACATCGCCGCCCTCTCGGCGGCGGCGCACGCGCGCGGCGACATCACGGTCGTCGTCGACAACACGTTTGCGAGTCCCGCCGTCCAGCAGCCGATCCTGCTCGGCGCCGACATCGTGCTCCACAGCACGACCAAGTACCTGAACGGGCACTCGGACAGTGTCGGCGGGATGGTGGTCGTCACGCACGCGGCCCACGCCGAGTGGCTGAAGTTCTACCAGAACGCGGCTGGCGCGATCCTGAGCGCGTTCGACTCCTGGCTGATCCTGCGCGGCACCAAGACCCTGGCCGTGCGCATGGAGGCCCACAACCGCAACGGGCAGGCGATCGCCGAGTACCTCGCCCAGCATCCGAAGATCGATCGCGTGCACTACCCCGGTTTGCCGGCGCATCCGCAGCACGCCCTCGCGCAGCAGCAGATGCGGGGGTACACGGGGATGGTGTCGTTCGACGTGGGCACCCTGGAGCGGGCCCGTGGCGTCCTCGAACGGGTCCGCCTGTTTGCGCTGGCCGAGAGCCTCGGCGGCGTGGAGAGCCTCATTTCGCACCCCGCCTCGATGACCCACGCCTCGGTGCCGGCCGAGCGTCGCGCCGCCCTGGGCGTGACCGACAGCCTCATTCGCGTCTCGGTGGGCATCGAGGACGTCGACGACCTGCGGGCCGATCTGGAGCAGGCGCTCAGCGTTCTCTGACGGCCTTCGTCATTCGGCCTTCGTCGTCATTCGGCCTTCGTCATTCGGCCTTCGGCCTTCATTGCTCCGAAGGCCCCAAGGCCGATGGCGATATCCGACGTTTTGGCCGTGGACACAAGGGTCGGGTTTAGCGTTCGACGTCAAGCGTTCGGCGTTCGGCGTTCGGCGTTAGGCGTTAGGCGTTAGGCGTTGTTCCTGTGCTTGCCCTTACCCACCCCAGGTACGCCTCGCTGCCGCCCGTAACCGTAATCACCAGCCACTCGGGGGTCTCGTACGGGTGTGCGGCACGCACCGCATCCCACAGCGCGTCGAGCGCGCGGGCGGTGGTCTTGATCACCCACTGCCGCTCTTCGGCCTCCTCCACCGCTCCTTGCCATCGATAGACGACGGCATGGCGAGGCAGGCGTGTGACGCACGCGGCATGACGCGCCTCGACGAGTTGGCGCGCGACAGCGGCGGCGCGGTCGTCGTCAGGCCACGTCGTGAGCACGATCACGACGGGATCTGGCCGATCCGCACCGGCTTCGGCGTTGTGCGGGGCTGGTGATTCCTGTATCGTCCTCATGGCTCCGTATGTCTGCTCCTGAACCGATGCGCCAGTCTAGTCCTGCCAAGCCGCGACGTGCGGCCGGCAGCGACGCCGTATCGGCCGTGCGCCGCCGGATGATGCGCACCGGGCTCGTGCTGGTCCTCGTGTTCGCCATCGTCGACGGCGTGTTCGGTGAGCGCGGTCTGCTGGCCAACATGGACGTGCGGCATCGCATCGCCGTGCAGCAGGTCGCGATCGACGAGATGACCGCGCGCAACAATGGTCTCACCGAGGACATCCGCCGGCTGCGCGAGGACCCCTCGGCTGTCGAAGAACTCGCGCGCGAGGAGCTCGGGCTCATGAAGGACGGCGAACTGCTGATCATCCTCCGGGACATGCCGTCCTCGGCAGCCCAGCCGTCCAAGGGAGGGGCCCCGTCACGTTGACCGGGTGCGGGGGCCGTGATAGGATTTACGAGTTGTTCGGGGAGCGCATGTCGCTCCAGTTCAGCGTGACGCGGGGTGGAGCAGCCTGGTAGCTCGTTGGGCTCATAACCCAAAGGTCGCGGGTTCAAATCCCGCCCCCGCAACCAGTTTTATTTGGACCAAGAGGTCGCCGGTATCTGGCGACCTCTTGCTGTCTCCGGCCGCGCTCAACATCCCCGCCAGGTTTGCCCTTCAGCGTGATCTTCAGTTGCTCGCCGTCGGGTTCGAGCAGGATGGTCTCGATCAGCGCACGTATGGCCTCTACGGCGCCTGCGCGGCTTTCCTCGCTCTCCAACGCGCGAGAGAGACTCCCAACCTTCTCGCGATAAACATCGGCCATGCGCGGCAACTTCCCGCTCGAACCATTCGCGTGCGGCCTGGCGAGCAAGAATGCGTACGACGACGCGCAGCGGCTCGTCGCGGCGATCGTGCGCCGCGCTCCGCGGTGTTTTGCGTCGAGTCCGTCGATGGCGCTCACAGCGAATTCGCACACCGCAAACAACATCGCGGGATAAACGCACCTCGCAACCACGTTGACCAGGCCACGCGCCTGGCAACGAGCAGCTCGCCAGGGAGGGGGAACACTGCTCCCGCGTCTGTGTTCCCCCTCTTGCGCGAGACATTCATACGCAAGTTGCGTATACTAGATCGCGTGGAGTCCATCGAGGCTCCCACGTTTACAGCGATGGTCGCGGGCTACCTGGAGGACGATGAATATCGAGCGTTGCAGCTGTTCCTGGCGGGGGATCCGGAGGCGGGCGATGTCATGCCGGGCACCGGCGGCTTTCGTAAGCTGCGATGGGCCGATCGGCGCCGAGGCAAGGGCAAGCGTGGTGGCCTCAGGGTGATCTACTACCACCTTTCGGCAGATGCTCAGATCTGGCTGATGACGCTCTACGACAAGGACGAAATGGCCGACCTGAGCGCCGCTGAGAAACGGGCTTTGAAGGCGGCTCTCGAGGCCGAACTTGCGCGGCGTGCCGCGCGCCGCCGGCTACGAAGGAAGTGAACTATGGCAGCGAAGAAGCGACCCGTGGCACGAAATAAGCGCAGCCTCTTCCGAGAACTCATGTCGGGTGTGGAGGCTATGCGGGATCACCGCGAAGGGCGGCTCACCTTAAGGACACGAGAGATGCAGCCGATCACGGTTCCGCCAATCAACGCGGACGTTGTCCGCGAGACGCGCGAGGCGCTCAAGATGTCGCGTCACGTGTTTGCATTCAAGATTGGTGTGAACCCCCGCACGCTCGAGCGATGGGAACAGGGACGGAGCAAACCGAACGAGCAGGCTGCCGCCTTGATTTGGCTGGTGCGGAAATATCCCGACACGCTCAAGCGGTTAGAGTCGCTCGCAGCCTCAGCTTGAGTCTCGGGTTGAGCCTCGGCTGAGGATCGGTGTACGTCGGCTTGCCGCGCAGCCTCACCGCGATCCTGGACAGGCCTCGCCTGCCATCCTCAGCGACACACGCAGCGACCTGACTTTGGAGTGACCGCGACGAGGTCTTGGTGCCCCGCATACCCACGCCGCCGCGGCCACGACTCCAGCATCGACGCTCTGCGCCCTCAGTGCTTTGGGATCATTTGTGCGATGATTCTTCGCACCCACTCGCGGGCCGCGTGCGTGTCGACGCGGGCGCGATCGTCCCGCGAGAAACATACGTCGCCGCCGTCGCTCGCCACCGCAACGTTCTCGTTGCCGAGCCGATTCCGTGACGGGTCGTAAAGGAAGGTAGGCGAACCCGAGTCTCCAAAACAGACGACGCCAGGCAGTGACCAGCTCGCCCACTCATTGTCAACGACACGGCGAAGTTTCGAGATCTTGATTCGACGCCAGCCATCCCATTCGGAAACAGGCTGAGGCCCGCCGCCCGGCGCGGAG includes:
- a CDS encoding ABC transporter ATP-binding protein; amino-acid sequence: MIATPASGSVRVAARAAADVPIALRCVGLVKRYGDVIAVDGLDLEVHTGECFGLLGPNGAGKTTTIEILEGLNTPDAGEVEVLGRRWATDADHLRQRLGIQLQETQLNEKLTVAELLRLFRSFYGQGPTVGELIASVGLESKRDAWYGKLSGGQKQRLALACALAGDPDLLFLDEPTTGLDPQSRRQLWDLLAQYKQRGRTVMITTHYMDEAQVLCDRVAIVDQGKVIALGTPVELIASLGAEHVVDFALAEGRTLPAVDALTRLPGVRRASVQDNRGTLIVSHLHEALPALLASVADADAFTLLTTHSATLEDVFVALTGRQLRDT
- the rnc gene encoding ribonuclease III is translated as MTGRTVVCTTTSEPEAALVAGLLEAEGFSPAIERSPLRSVFPVPIAFFGQLRVTVPDEEADEASRLLRRFDKPADAGPKVVPLRDDLAPLEHRLGYRFRDRGLLELALTHRSRAHEDGLGQDATNESLEFLGDAVLGFVIADLVYQEFPESDEGQKSKMKSSLVSFTALARAAESIELGAHLRLGRGEEKTGGRHKPVLLADACEAVIAAVYIDGGLGASRGLVLRLLMPLLEEVRSGGAATAGAGDFKSSLQEYLQARRLPPPVYRIVDQAGPDHDKTFTVDVQAVGRVLGEAEGRSRKEAEQQAARAALDALQQGSIDLDDAAGR
- a CDS encoding toxin, whose protein sequence is MESIEAPTFTAMVAGYLEDDEYRALQLFLAGDPEAGDVMPGTGGFRKLRWADRRRGKGKRGGLRVIYYHLSADAQIWLMTLYDKDEMADLSAAEKRALKAALEAELARRAARRRLRRK
- the cutA gene encoding divalent-cation tolerance protein CutA is translated as MRTIQESPAPHNAEAGADRPDPVVIVLTTWPDDDRAAAVARQLVEARHAACVTRLPRHAVVYRWQGAVEEAEERQWVIKTTARALDALWDAVRAAHPYETPEWLVITVTGGSEAYLGWVRASTGTTPNA
- a CDS encoding trans-sulfuration enzyme family protein, with product MNVDPTARFSTLCIHAGQEPDEATGAIITPLYQTSTYVQEGLGRHKGHEYARTSNPTRSAVEANIAALEGGTTGFGWASGMAAINAVLTLLEPGDHVVVTDNTYGGTYRLFERVLRKGGLDFTYVDTSDVEATVAAFTDRTRMLFLETPTNPVLRLADIAALSAAAHARGDITVVVDNTFASPAVQQPILLGADIVLHSTTKYLNGHSDSVGGMVVVTHAAHAEWLKFYQNAAGAILSAFDSWLILRGTKTLAVRMEAHNRNGQAIAEYLAQHPKIDRVHYPGLPAHPQHALAQQQMRGYTGMVSFDVGTLERARGVLERVRLFALAESLGGVESLISHPASMTHASVPAERRAALGVTDSLIRVSVGIEDVDDLRADLEQALSVL
- a CDS encoding PP2C family protein-serine/threonine phosphatase — protein: MPPDSPGPVRLEAPPAHALLPLPSPRALFLEHWAGLLLVAGLLSRVLLSLIGLAIGPSAPLDTLRRLATIAVIVGGSVVVWRLSRVLRQRLLWRVRRKLILSYFFIGVVPAALIFLFFLIVSALTLLSFSSYLVKEKLGDLQAQGRVYADMTAVELQQTRTPGEVRDLLTRKASAGARTYPGLSIALLPMNGDTRTGMLTVGAWDHGTPPSSIPEWLLRQGPSVVVVPVSDEAAAAAGARLIVRSVSWIGTAETASRAVVVDLPLDDAASAVLREETGIRLGGLVRMGPSITGPCPVPEGGEMRIDPSPYSLSWVNFLDATNWESGASCKLGFLIQPSLVHLYRRITEAQAIGGGLSFGQMLVIMLLIIGSLFLVIQIVAFVMGVSLARSITGSIHELFEGTRRVQAEDLSHRIRVRTRDQFGALASSFNSMVETIEELLEQKVVKERLQQELQLARDIQTSLLPSETLRCGEFTIAAACRPAREIGGDYCDFFPLDDDRIGLLVADVSGKGASAALYMAELKGLMLALSRTHQSPRALLGEVNRVLSDNLGRTSFVTMTYAVLDVRQRTLTHARAGHTPLIHFRSGDVFPRTRLVAPEGLVLGVRMASIRSRFEGLLKEHTLTLAPGDAVVLFTDGISEAMNEVRDLYGEDRLCLCVEDHAHLEPDALCDEIFESVREFADGAEQHDDMTMIVLKVGNSAAASASHVGEVHG
- a CDS encoding adenylosuccinate synthase produces the protein MNIAVLGAQWGDEGKGKIVDLLTPNFSFVTRYQGGHNAGHTVYVNGRKFILRLLPSGILHSTVSCVIGNGLVVDPVALFSEIDEITAAGIDVTGRLFVSSKAHLILPYHKELDVLSEAKRGERKIGTTSRGIGPAYEDKIGRRGIRVGDLSGGASRQMLEDAVRHNVEARNNLIPDARMDWREVLAGLDTIWIRLAPFVTDVSVLLDEAIRAGKRVMFEGAQGTLLDIDHGTYPYVTSSNATTGGICTGLGIGPKHITGVMGVAKAYTTRVGEGPFPSELLDDMGQKLRDGGSEYGSVTGRPRRCGWFDAVAVRYAVRVNGLDALAITKMDVLDGFPTLKICTGYTVDGETLEHFPSEIGQLARCEPVYREVPGWTAPTAGVRRFEDLPAEARAYIATLEDVCGVPVALISTGSDRHETILRGDSIAARWFTLPD
- a CDS encoding FtsB family cell division protein, giving the protein MRQSSPAKPRRAAGSDAVSAVRRRMMRTGLVLVLVFAIVDGVFGERGLLANMDVRHRIAVQQVAIDEMTARNNGLTEDIRRLREDPSAVEELAREELGLMKDGELLIILRDMPSSAAQPSKGGAPSR
- a CDS encoding helix-turn-helix domain-containing protein, producing the protein MAAKKRPVARNKRSLFRELMSGVEAMRDHREGRLTLRTREMQPITVPPINADVVRETREALKMSRHVFAFKIGVNPRTLERWEQGRSKPNEQAAALIWLVRKYPDTLKRLESLAASA